The Halostella litorea region CGGGTGGTCCACGGCACGACCGCGCAGGCCGCCGCCAGCGCGCTGACCGGCCTCCAGAACTACCGCTTCGGGAAGGCGACGACGCTCCCGTTCGACTACGCCCACGGCGCGGACGGCCTCCCGGCCAGCGTCACGGAGACGATAGACGAGAACCGCGAACGCGGCCTCCACACCCTCGTCTACCTCGACATCAAGGTCGACAACGAGGCCGCGGTCGCCCGCGCCGGCGACGCCGAACTCGACGAGTACATGACCGCCGACACGGCCGCCGAGTATCTCGCCGGCGAGTACCCGGAACTCCTCGCCGTCGTGGTGGCCCGCGCAGGCAGTCCCGAGCCAGTTGTCCGGGCCGACCGCGTTGCCGACCTCGCGTCGGAGTCCTTCGGCGGCCCGCTGCACCTACTGGTCGTCCCCGGCGAACTCCATCACGTCGAACGCGACGCCCTCCGGGATCTGGCCGGCGCACCGTCCGAACTGCTGGACTGAGTTTCACTTCTGTTGTTGCAGTAGTAGCGGTGTGTGGTTACGGAGCGCGTCCGCGGACAGCAGTCGCTATCGGGCGTAGCGCGCGAAGAAATGAAATCGGCAAGAGCCGGCGTTAGCCGGTGGTTCGTGCGACGTTAGTCGCGACGACGCAGGGCCAGCATGGCGGCGGCGAGCAGCGCCACGATGGCGATGCTGATGCCGAAGCCGGGCTGACCACCGGAGTCGGAGTCACCGTCACCGTCACCGTCACCGTCGGACGGCGTCGTGCCGTCGCCACCGTCGTCGGTGGTGGTGGTCGTGGTGGTGGTGTCGTCGGTGGTGGTGGTCGTCGTCGTGGTCGTCGTCGTGGTCGTCGTCGTGGTCGTCGTGGTCGTCGTGGTCGTGTCGTCCTCGTCGTCGAGCGGCGTGTCGACCTCGGCGCCGGCCGTCACGGCGGAACCGTCAGCCGTGTACGGAC contains the following coding sequences:
- the dph5 gene encoding diphthine synthase — its product is MLTFIGLGLYDERSITVEGRDALRDADRAFAEFYTSTLVGTSVAELEAYHDTEIEVLERADVEQRPERVLAAAESEDVAFLTAGDTMISTTHVDLRLRAHDRGVETRVVHGTTAQAAASALTGLQNYRFGKATTLPFDYAHGADGLPASVTETIDENRERGLHTLVYLDIKVDNEAAVARAGDAELDEYMTADTAAEYLAGEYPELLAVVVARAGSPEPVVRADRVADLASESFGGPLHLLVVPGELHHVERDALRDLAGAPSELLD